Proteins from a genomic interval of Calypte anna isolate BGI_N300 chromosome 19, bCalAnn1_v1.p, whole genome shotgun sequence:
- the NUFIP2 gene encoding nuclear fragile X mental retardation-interacting protein 2 translates to MEEQPHHHHHHHYYYYGHHHHHPQSTYLPPSDGRAQPKPPLRHEHRHGGPQHQETPKRRTGYGELNGNAGEREVSLKGLCSDEATTPGSRVPNGSQQLVDTNVTPKQTVKASALGKAGIKPKNFVQKNSMDKKNEKSYENKIRESQPSDKPEGVSIPNGVVTNNSGYITNGYVGKGADNDGSGSESGYTTPKKRKGRRNSAKGCENLNLVQDKIMHQEVSTPSLKQEPESFKPDYSEQKGNRIENAKPVWKYEAGAGGGAGRGKPGLGDVQRKNSDAKPGISSKKFDDRPKGKHASSATSKEDSWTLFKPPPVFPVDNSSAKIVPKISYASKVKENLNKAAQTPSTSSSSSSSSAGETQAQTSSRLSQVPMSAMKSVTSASFSNGPILAGTDGSVYSPGTQPLLSTAASTVPSTSSESGPQDMSTTSTALEQKKSSLFIYPSNMQTVLLGTAQVDFPSQTNQQNLGDIFQNQWGLSFINEPSAGPETVAGKSADNQLMEVTFQGEYPATLVSQCAEIIPSGTEQPVFPKAYELDKRTSPQILSSILKPGTAVEGSVLALESHHTGDLQKADTGSQGALVFLSKDYEVENPLASPTNNLLASAKEQRYQRGLERKDSWGSFDLRAAIIYHTKEMESVLNLQKQDPKRIIIYDEAMDRPDQ, encoded by the exons ATGGAGGAGCAGcctcaccaccaccatcaccaccattACTATTACTAcggccaccaccaccaccacccgcAGAGCACCTACCTGCCGCCGTCCGACGGACGAGCCCAGCCCAAGCCGCCGCTCCGACACGAGCACAGGCACGGCGGCCCGCAGCACCAGGAGACGCCGAAGCGGAGAACAG GCTATGGAGAGCTAAATGGTAACgcaggagaaagagaagtgtCATTAAAGGGCCTGTGCTCTGATGAAGCCACCACCCCAGGATCCAGGGTACCCAATGGCAGCCAGCAGCTTGTAGACACTAATGTGACCCCAAAGCAGACTGTGAAGGCCAGTGCTTTGGGGAAAGCTGGAATCAAACCCAAGAACTTCGTTCAGAAAAATAGCATGGACAAAAAGAATGAGAAGtcctatgaaaacaaaattagagAAAGCCAGCCCTCAGACAAGCCAGAAGGAGTGTCTATCCCGAACGGTGTGGTGACCAATAATTCTGGCTACATCACTAATGGCTATGTAGGCAAAGGGGCTGACAACGATGGCAGTGGCTCTGAGAGTGGATATACTACGCCGAAAAAACGGAAAGGCAGGCGCAACAGTGCCAAGGGTTGCGAGAACTTGAATCTAGTACAGGACAAAATAATGCACCAGGAGGTCAGCACACCATCCTTAAAACAGGAACCGGAGAGTTTCAAGCCTGATTATAGTGAACAAAAGGGGAACAGAATTGAAAATGCTAAGCCTGTTTGGAAATAtgaggctggggctggtggtggAGCAGGCCGGGGAAAGCCTGGGCTTGGGGACGTGCAGCGAAAAAACTCTGATGCCAAACCTGGGATTAGCAGCAAGAAGTTTGATGACCGGCCCAAAGGGAAACACGCATCATCAGCTACGTCTAAAGAGGACTCATGGACCTTATTTAAACCACCCCCAGTTTTTCCAGTGGACAATAGCAGTGCTAAAATTGTTCCCAAAATAAGTTATGCAAGTAAAGTTAAAGAAAACCTCAACAAAGCAGCTCAAACCCCATCCACGTCGTCTtcgtcatcatcatcatctgctGGGGAGACTCAGGCCCAAACATCAAGTCGACTGTCCCAAGTCCCCATGTCTGCTATGAAATCTGTGACTTCTGCTAGCTTCTCGAATGGGCCAATTCTGGCAGGGACTGATGGAAGTGTCTATTCTCCAGGGACCCAGCCACTGCTCTCAACTGCTGCTAGTACTGTACCATCAACCTCCTCCGAGTCTGGACCCCAGGACATGAGTACAACTTCAACAGCTCTTGAACAAAAGAAATCTAGCCTTTTTATCTACCCTTCAAATATGCAAACTGTGCTTCTGGGTACAGCGCAAGTCGATTTCCCATCACAGACCAATCAGCAAAACCTGGGAGATATCTTCCAGAATCAGTGGGGTTTATCTTTCATAAACGAGCCCAGCGCTGGACCTGAAACTGTTGCGGGGAAATCTGCGGATAATCAGTTAATGGAAGTGACATTTCAAGGGGAATATCCTGCTACTTTGGTTTCACAGTGTGCTGAAATCATTCCCTCAGGAACTGAACAACCTGTGTTTCCTAAGGCTTATGAGCTGGATAAACGGACTAGCCCTCAAATTCTTAGCTCTATTCTTAAGCCTGGGACTGCTGTTGAGGGTAGTGTCTTAGCTTTGGAGTCGCATCACACAGGTGACCTACAAAAGGCAGACACTGGTAGCCAAGGTGCTTTAGTGTTTCTTTCGAAAGACTATGAAGTAGAGAATCCTCTGGCCTCTCCTACGAACAATTTGCTAGCCTCCGCCAAAGAACAGAGGTACCAGAGAGGCCTAGAAAGGAAAGATAGCTGGGGTTCTTTTGACCTGAGGGCTGCTATTATATATCACACTAAAG AAATGGAATCGGTTTTGAATTTGCAGAAGCAAG atccCAAAAGGATAATCATTTATGATGAAGCCATGGATCGCCCGGATCAATGA